In the genome of Sphaeramia orbicularis chromosome 13, fSphaOr1.1, whole genome shotgun sequence, one region contains:
- the ndufc2 gene encoding NADH dehydrogenase [ubiquinone] 1 subunit C2 produces MGLVPDEGKVLPPPGIVNRNSVWLGGMGWCSAILQNAIRHRPPLKSGVHRQFLLATIGWFVGYHLTKYENYTYARLDRDMNEYVKLHPEEFAAKKKKTFAEIVEPFYPVR; encoded by the exons ATGGGGTTGGTACCAGACGAGGGGAAGGTTCTCCCTCCTCCGGGCATCGTGAACAGGAATTCGGTGTGGCTGGGCGGTATGGGCTGGTGCAGTGCGATACTCCAGAACGCTATTAGGCACAGGCCGCCACTCAAATCAG GTGTTCATCGACAGTTCCTGCTGGCCACCATCGGTTGGTTTGTCGGCTACCATCtaacaaaatatgaaaattacacttatgccAGACTCGATCGAGACATGAATGAGTATGTCAAACTCCATCCAGAGGAATTTGCAGCAAAGA AGAAGAAGACCTTTGCAGAGATTGTCGAGCCGTTTTACCCCGTGCGCTAA
- the thrsp gene encoding thyroid hormone-inducible hepatic protein, protein MMHLRNLSAQPTLLTCINSILSPSVSALHTASHYPPPLPLPTPHPTGIMQSAEPKFNKSSLLLALRRYSTVVSDMEQTILLPSLLRDVPSDELWNCEAAEESCGDLYDNYLTLKAIRNAVESGLISLDDHKTKNNAALHKTLEPLLDRDAEALFHFHLTGLFSVMRDLTQKTQTLTEKYKDIIGISN, encoded by the coding sequence ATGATGCATTTGCGTAACTTGAGCGCTCAACCCACCCTCCTGACATGTATAAATTCAATTCTGAGCCCATCTGTCTCTGCACTGCACACGGCTTCCCACtatccaccaccactaccactaccgaCACCACATCCGACCGGGATCATGCAGTCCGCCGAACCCAAATTCAACAAAAGCAGCTTACTCCTGGCTCTGAGACGCTACAGCACCGTCGTCAGTGACATGGAGCAGACCATTCTCCTGCCGAGCCTGCTACGAGACGTGCCCTCTGATGAGCTGTGGAACTGTGAGGCAGCAGAGGAGTCCTGCGGTGACCTCTATGACAACTACCTAACACTGAAGGCCATAAGGAACGCAGTGGAGAGCGGACTCATCTCCCTGGACGACCACAAGACAAAGAACAACGCGGCTCTCCACAAGACTCTGGAGCCTCTGTTGGACCGGGACGCTGAAGCCCTTTTCCACTTTCACCTGACAGGACTGTTCTCTGTGATGAGAGACCTCACCCAGAAGACTCAGACGCTCACTGAGAAATACAAGGACATCATCGGAATATCAAATTAG